One window of Camelus dromedarius isolate mCamDro1 chromosome 18, mCamDro1.pat, whole genome shotgun sequence genomic DNA carries:
- the NKAIN4 gene encoding sodium/potassium-transporting ATPase subunit beta-1-interacting protein 4 isoform X3, with product MGCCSGRCALIFLCTFQLVTALERQVFDFLGYQWVPILATFVHIVVVILGLFGTIQYRPRYIVVYAVWAAAWITWNIFIICFYLEVGGLSKDSKLLTFNLSRHRSWWREHGPGCLREEPAAGLGPLDSQAPVPAIGCTLEHGYVEALHSTLQILVALLGFICACYVVSVFTEEEDSFDFIGGFDPFPLYHVNEKSSSLLFQQAYLPA from the exons GTCACCGCCCTGGAGAGGCAGGTGTTTGACTTCCTGGGCTACCAGTGGGTGCCCATCCTGGCCACCTTCGTCCACATTGTAGTGGTCATCCTGGGGCTCTTCGGCACCATCCAGTACAGGCCTCGTTATATTGTGGTG TACGCTGTGTGGGCAGCCGCCTGGATCACCTGGAACATCTTCATTATCTGCTTCTACTTGGAAGTGGGAGGCCTCTCCAAG gaCAGCAAGCTCCTGACCTTCAACCTCTCCCGGCACCGCTCCTGGTGGCGTGAGCATGGTCCAGGTTGTCTGCGAGAGGAGCCAGCAGCTGGCCTGGGCCCTCTAGACAGCCAGGCCCCAGTGCCGGCCATCGGCTGCACCCTGGAGCATGGCTACGTGGAGGCCCTGCACAGCACCCTGCAGATCCTGGTGGCG CTCCTGGGCTTCATCTGTGCCTGTTATGTGGTCAGTGTTTTCACCGAGGAGGAGGACAGCT ttgattTCATTGGTGGATTTGACCCATTTCCTCTCTACCATGTCAATGAAAAGTCTTCCAGCCTCTTGTTCCAGCAGGCGTACCT GCCTGCGTAA
- the NKAIN4 gene encoding sodium/potassium-transporting ATPase subunit beta-1-interacting protein 4 isoform X1 gives MGCCSGRCALIFLCTFQLVTALERQVFDFLGYQWVPILATFVHIVVVILGLFGTIQYRPRYIVVYAVWAAAWITWNIFIICFYLEVGGLSKDSKLLTFNLSRHRSWWREHGPGCLREEPAAGLGPLDSQAPVPAIGCTLEHGYVEALHSTLQILVAACVSEGAPTPSCDPTSLSDPLQMVSRRQAAGRTGPSCPRDPAGAEHLPQGRVTGPELVEDGCNIKKFAVSFFLKKKKRKKKTQKEMSYLASGSTRVALCPQQAWGCCPMSPLPWEPCPGAARHPDAAHTRAGERGWPQDCEMGKCDPTMKVSMSP, from the exons GTCACCGCCCTGGAGAGGCAGGTGTTTGACTTCCTGGGCTACCAGTGGGTGCCCATCCTGGCCACCTTCGTCCACATTGTAGTGGTCATCCTGGGGCTCTTCGGCACCATCCAGTACAGGCCTCGTTATATTGTGGTG TACGCTGTGTGGGCAGCCGCCTGGATCACCTGGAACATCTTCATTATCTGCTTCTACTTGGAAGTGGGAGGCCTCTCCAAG gaCAGCAAGCTCCTGACCTTCAACCTCTCCCGGCACCGCTCCTGGTGGCGTGAGCATGGTCCAGGTTGTCTGCGAGAGGAGCCAGCAGCTGGCCTGGGCCCTCTAGACAGCCAGGCCCCAGTGCCGGCCATCGGCTGCACCCTGGAGCATGGCTACGTGGAGGCCCTGCACAGCACCCTGCAGATCCTGGTGGCG GCCTGCGTAAGTGAAGGAGCGCCCACCCCCTCCTGTGACCCCACCAGCCTCAGTGACCCACTGCAGATGGTGAGCAGACGCCAGGCAGCGGGACGCACTgggccttcctgccccagggaccCTGCAGGGGCTGAGCACCTGCCCCAGGGTCGAGTGACTGGACCTGAGCTGGTGGAAGATGGATGCAACATCAAAAAGtttgctgtttcctttttcttaaaaaaaaaaaaaagaaagaaaaagacacagaaggaaaTGTCATACCTGGCCTCTGGCAGCACTAGGGTTGCTCTCTGTCCACAGCAGGCCTGGGGCTGCTGTCCAATGAGCCCCCTTCCCTGGGAGCCCTGTCCTGGGGCAGCTAGGCACCCAGACGCTGCACACACCcgtgctggggagaggggctggcccCAGGACTGCGAGATGGGGAAGTGTGACCCCACCATGAAGGTCAGCATGAGTCCCTAG
- the NKAIN4 gene encoding sodium/potassium-transporting ATPase subunit beta-1-interacting protein 4 isoform X4 yields the protein MGCCSGRCALIFLCTFQLVTALERQVFDFLGYQWVPILATFVHIVVVILGLFGTIQYRPRYIVVYAVWAAAWITWNIFIICFYLEVGGLSKDSKLLTFNLSRHRSWWREHGPGCLREEPAAGLGPLDSQAPVPAIGCTLEHGYVEALHSTLQILVALLGFICACYVVSVFTEEEDSCLRK from the exons GTCACCGCCCTGGAGAGGCAGGTGTTTGACTTCCTGGGCTACCAGTGGGTGCCCATCCTGGCCACCTTCGTCCACATTGTAGTGGTCATCCTGGGGCTCTTCGGCACCATCCAGTACAGGCCTCGTTATATTGTGGTG TACGCTGTGTGGGCAGCCGCCTGGATCACCTGGAACATCTTCATTATCTGCTTCTACTTGGAAGTGGGAGGCCTCTCCAAG gaCAGCAAGCTCCTGACCTTCAACCTCTCCCGGCACCGCTCCTGGTGGCGTGAGCATGGTCCAGGTTGTCTGCGAGAGGAGCCAGCAGCTGGCCTGGGCCCTCTAGACAGCCAGGCCCCAGTGCCGGCCATCGGCTGCACCCTGGAGCATGGCTACGTGGAGGCCCTGCACAGCACCCTGCAGATCCTGGTGGCG CTCCTGGGCTTCATCTGTGCCTGTTATGTGGTCAGTGTTTTCACCGAGGAGGAGGACAGCT GCCTGCGTAAGTGA
- the NKAIN4 gene encoding sodium/potassium-transporting ATPase subunit beta-1-interacting protein 4 isoform X2, which produces MGCCSGRCALIFLCTFQLYAVWAAAWITWNIFIICFYLEVGGLSKDSKLLTFNLSRHRSWWREHGPGCLREEPAAGLGPLDSQAPVPAIGCTLEHGYVEALHSTLQILVAACVSEGAPTPSCDPTSLSDPLQMVSRRQAAGRTGPSCPRDPAGAEHLPQGRVTGPELVEDGCNIKKFAVSFFLKKKKRKKKTQKEMSYLASGSTRVALCPQQAWGCCPMSPLPWEPCPGAARHPDAAHTRAGERGWPQDCEMGKCDPTMKVSMSP; this is translated from the exons TACGCTGTGTGGGCAGCCGCCTGGATCACCTGGAACATCTTCATTATCTGCTTCTACTTGGAAGTGGGAGGCCTCTCCAAG gaCAGCAAGCTCCTGACCTTCAACCTCTCCCGGCACCGCTCCTGGTGGCGTGAGCATGGTCCAGGTTGTCTGCGAGAGGAGCCAGCAGCTGGCCTGGGCCCTCTAGACAGCCAGGCCCCAGTGCCGGCCATCGGCTGCACCCTGGAGCATGGCTACGTGGAGGCCCTGCACAGCACCCTGCAGATCCTGGTGGCG GCCTGCGTAAGTGAAGGAGCGCCCACCCCCTCCTGTGACCCCACCAGCCTCAGTGACCCACTGCAGATGGTGAGCAGACGCCAGGCAGCGGGACGCACTgggccttcctgccccagggaccCTGCAGGGGCTGAGCACCTGCCCCAGGGTCGAGTGACTGGACCTGAGCTGGTGGAAGATGGATGCAACATCAAAAAGtttgctgtttcctttttcttaaaaaaaaaaaaaagaaagaaaaagacacagaaggaaaTGTCATACCTGGCCTCTGGCAGCACTAGGGTTGCTCTCTGTCCACAGCAGGCCTGGGGCTGCTGTCCAATGAGCCCCCTTCCCTGGGAGCCCTGTCCTGGGGCAGCTAGGCACCCAGACGCTGCACACACCcgtgctggggagaggggctggcccCAGGACTGCGAGATGGGGAAGTGTGACCCCACCATGAAGGTCAGCATGAGTCCCTAG
- the BIRC7 gene encoding baculoviral IAP repeat-containing protein 7, translating to MGLENRGKCQYCGPEPSHWVAGGSPNEGHREPHFRCGHTQRQDHTDGQILSQLRPLAEEEEEEGPGALSARPAFPGMGSEELRLASFYDWPLTSAVQPELLAAAGFFHTGQQDKVRCFFCYGGLQSWERGDDPWTEHARWFPRCEFLLRTKGRDFVCSVQESCCPPGSWDRSEEPEDTGPAAPSDAGDSQEWPAWSQCPAVQAVLGMGFGQGQVWQLLQRRYRRAVPTSVSASQLVADLLQEEDRGRAVGARAPVHLGPELPMPRREAPLEGAREPGRPCGEAGGAQAQWVLVAPESPGARDAEEQLQRLREERTCRVCLDRTVAVVFVPCGHLACAECAPSLQLCPICRAPIGSCVRTFLS from the exons ATGGGGCTGGAGAACAGGGGCAAATGTCAGTACTGTGGCCCGGAGCCGAGCCACTGGGTAGCTGGCGGCAGCCCTAATGAGGGACACCGTGAGCCCCACTTTCGGTGTGGCCACACCCAGCGCCAGGACCACACGGATGGGCAGATCCTGAGCCAGCTGCGCCCcctggcagaggaggaggaggaagaggggcctGGGGCCTTGTCTGCCAGGCCCGCCTTCCCCGGGATGGGCTCCGAGGAGCTGCGGCTGGCCTCCTTCTATGACTGGCCGCTGACCAGCGCGGTACAGCCCGAGCTGCTGGCTGCCGCCGGCTTCTTCCACACGG GCCAGCAGGACAAAGTTCGCTGCTTCTTCTGCTACGGAGGTCTGCAGAGCTGGGAACGAGGAGATGACCCCTGGACGGAGCACGCCCGGTGGTTCCCCAG GTGTGAATTCCTGCTCCGGACAAAAGGAAGGGACTTTGTCTGCAGCGTCCAGGAGTCTTGTTGCCCGCCAGGCTCCTGG GACCGATCAGAGGAACCAGAAGACACGGGTCCAGCCGCCCCCTCAG ATGCTGGGGACAGCCAGGAGTGGCCCGCGTGGAGCCAGTGCCCCGCCGTGCAGGCCGTGCTTGGGATGGGCTTCGGGCAGGGCCAAGTGTGGCAGCTGCTGCAGCGCAGGTACCGCCGGGCGGTGCCGACCAGCGTATCCGCGTCCCAGCTGGTGGCCGACCTGCTCCAGGAGGAGGACAGGGGCCGGGCTGTGGGGGCCAGAG CTCCTGTCCACCTGGGGCCTGAGCTGCCCATGCCCAGAAGAGAGGCCCCGTTGGAAGGAGCCAGGGAGCCAG GTCGCCCTTGTGGAGAAGCGGGTGGAGCCCAGGCCCAGTGGGTGCTGGTGGCCCCAGAGTCCCCAGGAGCGCGGGATGCAGAGGAACAGCTGCAGCGCCTGCGGGAGGAGCGGACCTGCCGCGTGTGCCTGGACCGCACCGTGGCCGTTGTTTTCGTGCCCTGTGGCCACCTGGCCTGTGCCGAGTGCGCACCCAGCCTGCAGCTGTGCCCCATCTGCAGGGCCCCCATCGGCAGCTGCGTGCGCACCTTCCTGTCCTAG